In Ischnura elegans chromosome 6, ioIscEleg1.1, whole genome shotgun sequence, one genomic interval encodes:
- the LOC124160955 gene encoding glutamate--cysteine ligase catalytic subunit translates to MGLLTEGSPLSWEETKRLSEYVRKHGIIQFINLYRKLRDRQGDVLKWGDEVEYMIVKFDDEGKTARLSLRAAEILEIFHSEYDSLPDKDEARCLWHPEYAAYMLEATPGHPYGGLLAHFNVVEANMKYRREQAARLMHPGEKLMTLTSFPRIGCPAFTEPVHKTTPSSGATRSLFFPDNAIFPGHPRFKTLTRNIRQRRGEKVAINLPVFKDEKTPSPFVEDYTVLGDDGEAKRAAKPDHVYMDAMGFGMGCCCLQLTFQACNINEARTLYDQLAPLCPILLALTAASPFHRGLITDVDCRWNVISGAVDCRTPQERGLLPLRPNERRIPKSRYDSITSYISPQGEKYNDVPLVLDEDAYRQLSEAGIDTLLARHIAHLFIRDTVSLFEERINQDDTKDSDHFENIQSTNWQTMRFKPPPPNSSIGWRVEFRPCEVQITDFENAAVVCFVVLLTRVILSYQLNLIIPISKVDDNMQKAQKSNALVNQKFWFRKDITTSVSPPEATCQCPIGASSKFAADGDGEEYAEMTINEIINGKEGVFPGLIPFITSYLSGMDVDADTHCTVQQYLKLIQRRASGELLTTAQWLRKYVTSHPDYRKNSVISERINYDLLKTIDNIQNGIIPCPDLLGAPLISKTQDSVPQTISKAECANEVC, encoded by the exons ATGGGACTTTTAACTGAAGGCAGTCCATTGTCATGGGAAGAAACAAAGCGATTGAGTGAGTATGTGAGAAAGCATGGTATCATACAATTCATAAACCTATACCGTAAACTACGGGACCGACAAGGGGACGTTCTAAAATGGGGAGATGAG GTGGAATACATGATTGTCAAATTCGACGATGAAGGGAAAACAGCGCGATTAAGCCTGCGAGCCGCAGAGATTTTGGAGATTTTCCATAGTGAATACGATTCATTACCAGA cAAAGATGAGGCCCGTTGTTTGTGGCATCCTGAATATGCTGCTTATATGCTGGAAGCAACACCAGGCCACCCTTATGGTGGCCTTTTGGCACACTTCAATGTTGTGGAAGCAAACATGAAGTATCGACGTGAACAGGCTGCCAGACTTATGCATCCTGGAGAAAAGCTTATGACTTTGACCAGTTTTCCCAG AATTGGCTGTCCTGCTTTTACTGAGCCAGTCCACAAGACCACCCCATCAAGTGGAGCCACAAGGTCCCTCTTCTTTCCTGATAATGCCATCTTTCCTGGACACCCTCGTTTCAAGACGCTTACTAGGAACATTAGGCAAAGAAGAGGTGAAAAAGTTGCTATCAATCTACCTG TTTTTAAGGATGAGAAGACACCATCTCCATTTGTTGAGGATTATACTGTGCTTGGTGATGACGGTGAGGCCAAAAGAGCAGCAAAGCCTGATCATGTGTACATGGATGCTATGGGGTTTGGAATGGGATGTTGCTGTTTGCAACTAACTTTTCAG gcTTGTAATATCAATGAAGCCAGAACTTTGTATGACCAGTTGGCACCACTATGCCCAATATTG CTGGCACTCACTGCAGCTTCACCCTTCCACCGTGGGCTTATCACTGATGTTGATTGCCGGTGGAATGTCATCTCAGGAGCTGTGGACTGCAGAACACCTCAGGAGAGAGGCCTTCTTCCACTCAGGCCGAATGAGCGTCGGATACCCAAGTCACGATATGATTCCATTACATCCTACATCTCTCCTCAAGGTGAAAA GTACAATGATGTGCCTCTGGTCCTAGATGAAGATGCATACCGACAGTTGTCTGAGGCAGGCATCGACACACTCCTTGCGAGGCATATTGCTCATCTCTTCATTCGAGATACTGTTTCTTTATTTGAGGAGCGGATCAACCAAGATGACACGAAAGACTCAGATCACTTTGAG AACATTCAGTCTACCAACTGGCAGACGATGCGCTTTAAGCCTCCTCCTCCTAATTCTTCAATTGGCTGGAGAGTTGAGTTCCGGCCCTGTGAAGTACAAATAACTGACTTTGAGAATGCAGCAGTTGTTTGTTTTGTAGTATTATTGACTCGAGTGATTCTGTCGTATCAGCTGAATTTAATCATTCCCATTAGCAAG GTTGATGACAATATGCAGAAAGCACAAAAGAGTAATGCTCTGGTGAACCAGAAGTTTTGGTTCCGCAAAGATATAACAACAAGTGTGTCTCCGCCAGAGGCAACATGCCAGTGCCCTATTGGTGCTTCATCGAAATTTGCTGCAGATGGTGATGGTGAAGAGTATGCTGAAATGACAATCAATGAAATCATCAATGGGAAG GAAGGAGTATTCCCTGGCCTCATTCCCTTCATCACTAGCTACCTCAGTGGAATGGATGTAGATGCCGATACACATTGCACAGTACAACAGTACCTTAAGCTCATTCAGCGTCGTGCCTCAGGAGAGCTCCTGACCACTGCTCAGTGGCTCCGCAAATATGTTACCTCACATCCTGATTACCG GAAAAATTCCGTAATAAGTGAAAGGATCAACTATGACTTGCTTAAAACAATAGACAACATTCAAAATGGTATCATTCCTTGCCCAGACCTTCTTGGAGCGCCATTGATTTCCAAAACCCAGGATTCTGTGCCTCAAACTATTTCCAAAGCTGAATGTGCTAATGAAGTATGTTAG